A window of Streptomyces sp. DG1A-41 contains these coding sequences:
- a CDS encoding lysophospholipid acyltransferase family protein has product MSRFALIKAVLGPIMRLMFRPRVEGAEHIPGDGPVILAGNHLTFIDSMVLPLVCDRQVFFIGKDEYVTGKGFKGRLMAWFFTGVGMIPVDRDGGRGGVAALMTGRRVLEEGKVFGIYPEGTRSPDGRLYRGRTGIARLTLMTGAPVVPFAMIGTDRIQPGGAGLPRPGKVTVRFGEAMEFSRYEGMDRDRYVLRAVTDSVMSEVMRLSGQEYVDMYASKAKEAA; this is encoded by the coding sequence TTGTCCCGCTTCGCGCTCATCAAGGCAGTGCTCGGCCCGATCATGCGCCTGATGTTCCGCCCTCGGGTGGAAGGTGCGGAGCACATTCCCGGCGACGGTCCGGTCATCCTGGCCGGCAACCACCTGACCTTCATCGACTCGATGGTCCTTCCGCTGGTCTGCGACCGTCAGGTCTTCTTCATCGGCAAGGACGAGTACGTCACCGGGAAGGGCTTCAAGGGCCGGCTGATGGCCTGGTTCTTCACCGGCGTCGGCATGATCCCCGTGGACCGTGACGGTGGCCGGGGCGGGGTCGCCGCGCTGATGACCGGGCGCCGGGTGCTGGAGGAGGGCAAGGTCTTCGGCATCTACCCGGAGGGCACGCGGTCGCCCGACGGGCGGCTGTACCGGGGGCGTACCGGGATCGCCCGGCTCACGCTGATGACGGGGGCGCCGGTGGTGCCGTTCGCGATGATCGGTACGGACAGGATCCAGCCGGGCGGGGCGGGGCTGCCGCGACCGGGGAAGGTCACGGTCCGGTTCGGTGAGGCGATGGAGTTCTCCCGGTACGAGGGGATGGACCGGGACCGTTATGTGCTGCGGGCTGTGACGGACTCCGTGATGAGTGAGGTCATGCGGTTGTCCGGGCAGGAGTACGTGGACATGTACGCGAGCAAGGCGAAGGAAGCCGCGTAA
- a CDS encoding ferredoxin reductase family protein, which produces MTTTLAGGRAARRQTMRRIRPRRSPAVPLLIALWAGAAAVLWLWWDNTPSLADTSAKILAAGRITGLLAGYLMALVVLQMARVPSLERRVGTDRVARWHAMTGRYTLFLVLAHVFLTMWGYALQAGKGLGAIVQQTTDSINQLPDMGKAAIGTGLLFVIGILSIGGVRRLIGYDTWYHVHLLTYAAVYLTFWHQITTGNEFAVEPAAKTFWYGLYGAVTALVLWYRILTPIRLNLRHRMRVEAVIEETPGIVSVLIGGRKLHRMGAEAGQFFRWRFKAPGMRFSSHPYSLSAAPRPDMLRITVKAIGDHTSRLRELKPGTKVWAEGPYGAMTAQRRSRGKVLLVAGGVGITPMRALFETLPGASGDITLLYRANSTQDLALWGELAKIADERGARLMYAVNSPDGERPDISAESLRRKIPDIENHDVFMCGPPGFAQSVYEALRGAGVPARRIHHESFEM; this is translated from the coding sequence GTGACCACCACGCTCGCAGGCGGCCGTGCCGCCCGCCGCCAGACGATGCGCCGCATCCGCCCGCGCCGCTCCCCGGCCGTCCCGCTGCTGATCGCCCTGTGGGCGGGTGCGGCGGCCGTGCTGTGGCTGTGGTGGGACAACACACCGTCCCTCGCGGACACCTCGGCCAAGATCCTGGCCGCGGGCCGGATCACCGGCCTGCTCGCCGGCTACCTCATGGCGCTCGTGGTGCTCCAGATGGCCCGGGTGCCCTCGCTGGAGCGGCGGGTGGGCACCGACCGGGTCGCCCGCTGGCACGCCATGACCGGCCGCTACACGCTCTTCTTGGTCCTCGCCCACGTCTTCCTCACCATGTGGGGCTACGCCCTCCAGGCGGGCAAGGGGCTCGGCGCCATCGTCCAGCAGACGACCGACTCCATCAACCAGCTGCCGGACATGGGCAAGGCCGCCATCGGCACGGGCCTGCTGTTCGTCATCGGGATCCTCTCGATCGGCGGCGTCCGCCGTCTGATCGGCTACGACACCTGGTACCACGTGCACCTGCTCACCTACGCGGCGGTGTACCTGACGTTCTGGCACCAGATCACCACCGGCAACGAGTTCGCCGTCGAGCCCGCCGCCAAGACCTTCTGGTACGGGCTGTACGGCGCGGTGACCGCGCTCGTCCTCTGGTACCGGATCCTCACCCCGATCCGCCTGAACCTGCGGCATCGGATGCGGGTCGAGGCGGTCATCGAGGAGACCCCGGGCATCGTGTCCGTGCTGATCGGCGGGCGCAAGCTGCACCGGATGGGCGCGGAGGCGGGCCAGTTCTTCCGCTGGCGGTTCAAGGCGCCCGGCATGCGCTTCAGTTCGCACCCGTACTCCCTGTCGGCGGCGCCCCGCCCGGACATGCTGCGGATCACCGTCAAGGCGATCGGCGACCACACCTCCCGGCTGCGCGAGCTCAAGCCCGGCACCAAGGTGTGGGCGGAGGGCCCGTACGGCGCGATGACCGCGCAGCGCCGCAGCCGCGGCAAGGTCCTGCTGGTCGCGGGCGGTGTCGGCATCACTCCGATGCGGGCCCTGTTCGAGACCCTGCCGGGCGCCTCCGGCGACATCACGCTGCTCTACCGGGCCAACAGCACCCAGGACCTGGCCCTGTGGGGCGAGCTCGCCAAGATCGCCGACGAGCGCGGCGCACGGCTGATGTACGCGGTCAACAGCCCCGACGGGGAACGCCCCGACATCTCCGCGGAGTCCCTCCGGCGGAAGATCCCGGACATCGAGAACCACGACGTCTTCATGTGCGGGCCGCCCGGCTTCGCGCAGTCGGTGTACGAGGCACTGCGCGGTGCGGGAGTCCCCGCCCGCCGTATCCACCACGAGTCGTTCGAGATGTGA
- a CDS encoding L,D-transpeptidase family protein has product MRPGAVALAVSCLAVLGAGPPAPSSPLPARMADTGGGTQLITAVAPGTASTTGTVTWWDLRDGRWVRVGSAPARFGANGLVEGASRRQGTNTTPTGLYGLPYAFGIKAAPRGTAYKYRRVHRDSWWCQDNDSRSYNRWTEPRADDCRAAESEHLITYGERYAHALVIGFNYERPVRGRGAGIFLHVKGRGATAGCVSVPKGAMRTILTWADPAKRPHIAVGTASGVTAVTRY; this is encoded by the coding sequence ATGCGCCCCGGTGCCGTCGCCCTCGCCGTCTCCTGTCTCGCCGTGCTCGGCGCCGGGCCGCCCGCCCCGTCGTCCCCGCTGCCGGCCCGGATGGCGGACACCGGCGGCGGCACCCAGCTGATCACCGCGGTGGCCCCGGGGACGGCCTCGACGACGGGCACGGTCACCTGGTGGGACCTCAGGGACGGGCGGTGGGTGCGGGTGGGTTCCGCGCCCGCGCGGTTCGGAGCGAACGGGCTGGTCGAGGGCGCGTCCCGCAGACAGGGCACGAACACGACACCCACTGGTCTGTACGGCCTGCCGTACGCCTTCGGCATCAAGGCGGCGCCGCGCGGGACGGCGTACAAGTACCGCCGGGTGCACCGGGACTCCTGGTGGTGCCAGGACAACGACTCCCGCTCCTACAACCGCTGGACCGAGCCCCGTGCGGACGACTGCCGGGCCGCCGAGTCCGAGCACCTGATCACCTACGGCGAGCGGTACGCGCACGCGCTCGTCATCGGCTTCAACTACGAGCGTCCCGTGCGCGGTCGCGGCGCGGGCATCTTTCTCCATGTCAAGGGGCGTGGGGCGACGGCCGGTTGCGTGTCCGTGCCGAAGGGCGCGATGCGGACGATCCTCACCTGGGCCGACCCGGCGAAGCGCCCCCACATCGCCGTCGGGACGGCGAGCGGGGTCACCGCCGTCACCCGCTACTAG
- a CDS encoding arginine repressor, with protein MSQAQDHEQPGANGPAVPQTRTARHRRIVDILNRQPVRSQSQLAKLLADDGLSVTQATLSRDLDELNAVKIRNADGDLIYAVPSEGGFRTPRAPLGGSAKEERMRRLSQELLISAEASANLVVLRTPPGAAQFLASAIDQAELHDILGTIAGDDTLLLISRNPDGGQALADHLLRLAQNGH; from the coding sequence ATGAGCCAGGCGCAGGACCACGAGCAGCCGGGGGCGAACGGGCCCGCCGTGCCGCAGACCCGCACCGCACGCCACCGCCGGATCGTGGACATCCTCAACCGGCAGCCCGTGCGGTCGCAGAGCCAGCTGGCGAAGCTGCTCGCCGACGACGGGCTGAGCGTCACGCAGGCGACGCTCTCCCGGGACCTGGACGAGCTGAACGCGGTGAAGATCCGCAACGCCGACGGCGACCTGATCTACGCGGTGCCGAGCGAGGGCGGTTTCCGCACGCCGCGCGCTCCGTTGGGAGGGTCGGCGAAGGAGGAGCGGATGCGGCGGTTGTCGCAGGAGCTGCTGATCTCCGCGGAGGCTTCGGCGAACCTCGTGGTCCTGCGGACTCCTCCGGGCGCCGCGCAGTTCCTGGCGTCGGCGATCGACCAGGCCGAGCTGCACGACATCCTGGGGACGATCGCGGGTGACGACACGTTGCTGTTGATCAGCCGGAATCCTGACGGGGGGCAGGCGCTGGCCGACCACTTGCTGAGGTTGGCGCAGAACGGGCACTGA
- a CDS encoding MFS transporter: MTSTLQPAQTAEAVKRPGRWLALGVLVLAVLLVAVDATVLGLATPYISEDLKPSGTQLLWIGDVYSFVIAGLLVSMGSLGDRIGRKRILLVGATAFGAISVFNAYATTPEALIAARTLLGVAGATLMPATLALIRNLFHDPRERSLAVGIWGATASAGTAVGPIVGGFLLEHFWWGSVFLINLPVMAVLVLVGIKLLPESRTANPGPWDLVSVVLSLVGVVCVVYAIKEAATYGFAWGTLAAGLLGVAALYGFVRRQFTLPAPLLDMRLFRNRGFSGAVLADLMTILGLSGLVFFLSQYLQLVQGRRPFEAGLAELPAAIGAVAAGLVAGRAARRFSVRAVVSGGLAAIGLALAALTVIGQSTGYPLLGAALLVVGVGAGFSFTVTADVILSSVPKEQAGSASAVSETAYELGAALGIAVLGSIVTGVYRDFTGPAGTPAAAHESLGGAVEAAAGMPAHTSAVMLDAARTSFVDGLALAAGAGAAVLLAAAVAAWFLLRGQRLENGGAEHA, from the coding sequence ATGACCAGCACGTTGCAGCCGGCGCAGACGGCCGAGGCGGTGAAGCGCCCGGGCCGCTGGCTCGCGCTCGGCGTCCTCGTGCTCGCCGTGCTGCTGGTGGCCGTCGACGCCACCGTCCTCGGTCTCGCGACCCCCTACATCAGCGAGGACCTGAAGCCTTCCGGCACGCAGCTGTTGTGGATCGGCGACGTCTACTCCTTCGTCATCGCCGGGCTGCTCGTCTCCATGGGCAGCCTCGGCGACCGCATCGGCCGCAAGCGGATCCTGCTGGTCGGTGCCACGGCGTTCGGCGCGATATCCGTGTTCAACGCCTACGCGACGACGCCGGAGGCGCTGATCGCGGCGCGGACGCTGCTCGGTGTCGCCGGCGCGACCCTGATGCCGGCCACGCTCGCCCTGATCCGCAACCTCTTCCACGATCCGCGCGAACGCAGTCTCGCCGTCGGCATCTGGGGTGCCACCGCCTCCGCCGGTACGGCCGTCGGGCCGATCGTCGGCGGGTTCCTGCTGGAGCACTTCTGGTGGGGCTCGGTCTTCCTGATCAACCTGCCCGTGATGGCGGTCCTGGTCCTCGTCGGCATCAAGCTGCTGCCCGAGTCGCGGACCGCGAATCCCGGTCCCTGGGACCTGGTCAGTGTCGTGCTGTCGCTGGTCGGCGTGGTCTGTGTCGTGTACGCGATCAAGGAGGCCGCCACGTACGGCTTCGCGTGGGGCACCTTGGCCGCGGGCCTGCTGGGCGTGGCCGCGCTCTACGGGTTCGTGCGCCGTCAGTTCACGCTTCCGGCTCCGCTGCTGGACATGCGGCTGTTCCGCAACCGCGGCTTCAGCGGGGCGGTGCTGGCCGACCTGATGACCATCCTCGGTCTGTCCGGGCTGGTGTTCTTCCTGTCCCAGTACCTGCAACTCGTCCAGGGCAGACGCCCGTTCGAGGCAGGCCTGGCGGAACTGCCCGCCGCGATCGGCGCGGTGGCGGCCGGTCTGGTCGCGGGGCGTGCGGCCCGGCGCTTCTCGGTGCGGGCCGTCGTCTCCGGGGGGCTCGCGGCGATCGGCCTCGCCCTGGCCGCGCTCACGGTGATCGGCCAGTCCACCGGCTACCCGCTGCTCGGGGCCGCGCTGCTGGTGGTCGGCGTCGGAGCCGGCTTCTCGTTCACCGTGACCGCCGACGTGATCCTCTCCAGCGTGCCCAAGGAGCAGGCGGGTTCCGCGTCCGCCGTGTCCGAGACGGCGTACGAACTCGGCGCGGCCCTCGGCATCGCCGTGCTCGGCTCCATCGTGACCGGCGTCTACCGCGACTTCACCGGCCCGGCGGGCACACCGGCCGCGGCCCATGAGTCCCTGGGCGGCGCGGTCGAGGCGGCCGCGGGCATGCCCGCCCACACGTCCGCGGTGATGCTGGACGCGGCCCGCACGTCCTTCGTCGACGGCCTCGCGCTCGCGGCGGGCGCCGGCGCGGCGGTCCTGCTGGCGGCGGCGGTGGCGGCCTGGTTCCTGCTGCGGGGGCAGCGGCTGGAGAACGGCGGGGCGGAACACGCGTAG
- a CDS encoding FMN-binding protein, with protein sequence MRKSHPVRRAVLAGAATVSGIVLLLSLKPASDPGSAQAASGQLPPAAAGQAPQGGVNGAVTGDAVQTQYGAVQVRLTMSNGKITQAEAVQAPKGGRSDQITASSVPRLNQAAVAAQNADIDAVSGATYTSAGYKKSLQSALDKAKASAGGAQGSGNAQTVTGDVAQTQYGPVQVRITVAGGKVTKAEAVQAPKGGRSDQITASSVPRLNQAAVATGSAEIDAVSGATYTSAGYRKSLQSALDKAPAGGSSSQAAGSGGGQAQTQTLTGSVAQTQYGPVQVRITVTGGKVTKAEAVQAPKGGRSDQITSASVPRLNQAAVAAGNAQIDAVSGATYTSAGYRQSLQSALDQADG encoded by the coding sequence ATGAGGAAGTCTCACCCCGTCCGGCGTGCCGTGCTCGCCGGCGCAGCCACCGTCTCCGGGATCGTGCTGCTGCTGTCACTGAAGCCGGCCTCCGACCCGGGCTCCGCCCAGGCCGCAAGCGGTCAGCTCCCGCCCGCGGCCGCCGGGCAGGCCCCGCAGGGCGGCGTGAACGGCGCGGTCACCGGTGACGCGGTGCAGACGCAGTACGGCGCGGTGCAGGTACGCCTGACCATGAGCAACGGCAAGATCACTCAGGCCGAGGCGGTCCAGGCGCCCAAGGGCGGCCGCAGCGACCAGATCACCGCCAGCTCCGTGCCCCGCCTCAACCAGGCGGCCGTCGCCGCCCAGAACGCGGACATCGACGCCGTGTCCGGGGCGACGTACACCAGCGCCGGCTACAAGAAGTCCCTCCAGTCGGCCCTGGACAAGGCCAAGGCCTCGGCCGGCGGCGCGCAGGGCTCGGGCAACGCCCAGACCGTGACCGGCGATGTCGCGCAGACGCAGTACGGCCCGGTCCAGGTCCGTATCACCGTCGCCGGCGGCAAAGTCACCAAGGCCGAGGCGGTCCAGGCGCCCAAGGGCGGCCGCAGCGACCAGATCACCGCCAGCTCCGTGCCCCGCCTCAACCAGGCGGCCGTCGCGACGGGGAGCGCGGAGATCGACGCGGTCTCGGGCGCCACGTACACCAGCGCGGGCTACAGGAAGTCGCTCCAGTCCGCCCTGGACAAGGCTCCGGCAGGGGGCAGCTCCTCCCAGGCCGCCGGCTCCGGGGGCGGCCAGGCCCAGACTCAGACGCTCACCGGCAGCGTGGCGCAGACGCAGTACGGCCCGGTCCAGGTCCGTATCACCGTCACTGGCGGCAAGGTCACCAAGGCCGAAGCCGTCCAGGCCCCCAAGGGCGGCCGCAGCGACCAGATCACCTCCGCCTCCGTGCCCCGCCTCAACCAGGCAGCGGTCGCGGCCGGAAACGCGCAGATCGACGCCGTCTCCGGAGCCACCTACACCAGCGCCGGCTACAGGCAGTCCCTCCAGTCGGCTCTGGACCAGGCCGATGGCTGA
- a CDS encoding argininosuccinate synthase, with protein MTERVVLAYSGGLDTSVAIGWIAEETGAEVIAVAVDVGQGGEDLDVIRKRALACGAVEAAVADAKDEYAEEYCLPAIKANALYMDRYPLVSALSRPVIVKHLVAAARRHGATTVAHGCTGKGNDQVRFEAGIAALAPDLTCIAPARDYAMTRDKAIAFCEDKGLPIATTKKSPYSIDQNVFGRAVETGFLEDIWNAPTEDIYAYTQNPATPREPDEVVISFEEGAPVAVDGRPVTVLQAIQQLNERAGAQGIGRIDMVEDRLVGIKSREVYEAPGAIALITAHQELENVTVERELARYKRGVEQRWSELVYDGLWFSPLKRALDGFVDEANRHVTGDIRMTLHGGRAVVTGRRSEQSLYDFDLATYDTGDTFDQSAAKGFIDIYSLSSKIAAQRHLRTRPDGNRT; from the coding sequence GTGACCGAGCGCGTCGTACTCGCCTACTCCGGCGGTCTTGACACCTCCGTCGCCATCGGCTGGATCGCCGAGGAGACGGGCGCCGAGGTCATCGCGGTCGCGGTGGACGTCGGCCAGGGCGGCGAGGACCTGGACGTCATCCGCAAGCGCGCCCTGGCGTGCGGCGCGGTGGAGGCCGCAGTGGCCGACGCCAAGGACGAGTACGCCGAGGAGTACTGCCTCCCGGCGATCAAGGCCAACGCCCTCTACATGGACCGCTACCCGCTGGTCTCCGCCCTGTCCCGGCCGGTGATCGTCAAGCACCTCGTCGCCGCCGCCCGGAGGCACGGTGCCACCACCGTCGCCCACGGCTGCACCGGCAAGGGCAACGACCAGGTCCGCTTCGAGGCCGGCATCGCCGCCCTCGCCCCCGACCTGACGTGCATCGCCCCGGCCCGCGACTACGCCATGACCCGCGACAAGGCCATCGCCTTCTGCGAGGACAAGGGCCTGCCGATCGCGACCACCAAGAAGTCGCCGTACTCCATCGACCAGAACGTCTTCGGTCGCGCCGTCGAGACCGGCTTCCTCGAGGACATCTGGAACGCGCCGACCGAGGACATCTACGCGTACACGCAGAACCCGGCCACCCCGCGCGAACCCGACGAGGTGGTCATCTCCTTCGAGGAGGGCGCCCCGGTCGCCGTCGACGGCAGGCCCGTCACCGTCCTCCAGGCCATCCAGCAGCTCAACGAGCGCGCCGGGGCCCAGGGCATCGGCCGGATCGACATGGTCGAGGACCGCCTCGTCGGCATCAAGTCCCGTGAGGTCTACGAGGCCCCCGGCGCCATCGCCCTGATCACCGCCCACCAGGAGCTGGAGAACGTCACCGTCGAGCGCGAACTCGCCCGCTACAAGCGGGGCGTCGAGCAGCGCTGGAGCGAGCTGGTCTACGACGGCCTGTGGTTCTCCCCGCTCAAGCGCGCCCTGGACGGCTTCGTCGACGAGGCCAACCGGCATGTCACCGGCGACATCCGCATGACCCTGCACGGCGGCCGCGCGGTCGTCACCGGCCGGCGCTCCGAGCAGTCGCTCTACGACTTCGACCTCGCCACGTACGACACGGGCGACACCTTCGACCAGTCCGCGGCCAAGGGCTTCATCGACATCTACAGCCTGTCGTCGAAGATCGCGGCGCAGCGTCACCTGCGAACGCGGCCCGACGGGAACCGGACGTAG
- the argH gene encoding argininosuccinate lyase has protein sequence MSSNSGDVRLWGGRFADGPAEALAKLSASVHFDWRLAPYDIAGSRAHARVLHKAGLLTEDELTRMIAGLDQLEADVADGSFVGAIADEDVHTALERGLLERLGPDLGGKLRAGRSRNDQVATLFRMYLRDHARVIGGLIAELQHALIGLAEAHPDVAMPGRTHLQHAQPVLFAHHVLAHVQALSRDAERLRQWDARTAVSPYGSGALAGSSLGLDPEAVAKDLGFEHGSAGNSIDGTASRDFVAEFAFITAMIGVNLSRIAEEVILWNTKEFSFVTLHDAFSTGSSIMPQKKNPDIAELARGKSGRLIGNLTGLLATLKALPLAYNRDLQEDKEPVFDSIDQLEILLPAFTGMMATLTVHRERMEELAPAGFSLATDIAEWLVKQGVPFRVAHEVAGECVKAAEAEGKELEELTDEQFAKISTHLTPEVRTVLNVPGALASRNGRGGTAPSAVAIQLAEVKADVAAQHEWALAKKKG, from the coding sequence GTGAGCAGCAACAGCGGTGACGTACGGCTCTGGGGCGGCCGTTTCGCCGACGGTCCCGCCGAGGCCCTGGCCAAGCTGTCCGCGTCCGTCCACTTCGACTGGCGGCTCGCGCCGTACGACATCGCCGGTTCGCGTGCGCACGCGCGCGTGCTGCACAAGGCGGGCCTGCTCACCGAGGACGAGCTGACCCGGATGATCGCCGGGCTCGACCAGCTGGAGGCGGACGTCGCCGACGGCTCCTTCGTGGGCGCCATCGCCGACGAGGACGTGCACACCGCCCTGGAGCGCGGCCTGCTGGAGCGGCTCGGCCCCGACCTCGGCGGCAAGCTCCGCGCGGGCCGCTCCCGCAACGACCAGGTCGCGACCCTCTTCCGCATGTACCTGCGCGACCACGCCCGTGTCATCGGCGGCCTGATCGCCGAGCTCCAGCACGCGCTGATCGGCCTGGCCGAGGCTCACCCGGACGTGGCGATGCCCGGCCGCACGCACCTCCAGCACGCCCAGCCGGTCCTCTTCGCCCACCACGTCCTCGCCCACGTCCAGGCGCTGTCCCGGGACGCGGAGCGGCTGCGCCAGTGGGACGCCCGCACGGCGGTGTCGCCCTACGGTTCGGGGGCCCTGGCGGGCTCCTCGCTGGGCCTGGACCCCGAGGCGGTCGCGAAGGACCTCGGCTTCGAGCACGGCAGTGCCGGCAACTCCATCGACGGCACGGCTTCCCGGGACTTCGTCGCCGAGTTCGCGTTCATCACGGCGATGATCGGCGTCAACCTCTCCCGGATCGCCGAGGAGGTCATCCTCTGGAACACGAAGGAGTTCTCCTTCGTGACCCTGCACGACGCGTTCTCGACGGGCTCGTCGATCATGCCGCAGAAGAAGAACCCGGACATCGCCGAGCTGGCGCGCGGCAAGTCCGGCCGCCTGATCGGCAACCTGACGGGCCTGCTGGCCACGCTCAAGGCCCTCCCGCTCGCGTACAACCGTGACCTCCAGGAGGACAAGGAGCCGGTCTTCGACTCCATCGACCAGCTGGAGATCCTGCTGCCGGCCTTCACCGGCATGATGGCCACGCTCACGGTCCACCGCGAACGCATGGAGGAACTGGCCCCCGCCGGCTTCTCCCTCGCCACGGACATCGCCGAGTGGCTGGTCAAGCAGGGCGTACCGTTCCGCGTCGCCCACGAGGTGGCCGGCGAGTGCGTGAAGGCCGCCGAGGCCGAGGGCAAGGAGCTGGAAGAACTGACGGACGAGCAGTTCGCGAAGATCTCCACCCACCTGACTCCCGAGGTCCGCACGGTCCTCAACGTCCCCGGCGCCTTGGCCTCCCGCAACGGCAGGGGCGGCACGGCCCCGAGCGCGGTGGCGATCCAGCTGGCAGAGGTGAAGGCGGACGTGGCGGCCCAGCACGAGTGGGCTCTGGCCAAGAAGAAGGGCTGA
- a CDS encoding FAD:protein FMN transferase, producing the protein MADTVADSAQAPAAVRHAEETMGTVFSLDVRGGEPEAVRSAVDEAVAGLHRVDEVFSTYREDSQISRLQRGALTVEECDPEVAEVLELAAEAERLSDGWFSTSYGGRLDPTGIVKGWAVERAARLLAAVPGVCGVSVNGGGDVQLLGVPGSQRPWRVGVSDPLRPGGLAAVISAAGVDELAVATSGSAERGAHIVDPRTGRSAVTDLVAVTVVGPRLTWADCWATAAFAMGSREGLAWLESLPGVEALLITAGDEVRCTGGLAARLG; encoded by the coding sequence ATGGCTGACACGGTGGCCGACTCCGCACAGGCTCCCGCCGCGGTACGTCATGCGGAGGAGACGATGGGGACCGTCTTCTCCCTCGACGTCCGCGGCGGGGAACCCGAGGCCGTGCGCTCGGCGGTGGACGAGGCCGTCGCCGGGCTGCACAGGGTCGACGAGGTGTTCAGCACCTACCGCGAGGACAGCCAGATCTCCCGGCTGCAACGCGGTGCGCTGACGGTCGAGGAGTGCGATCCCGAGGTCGCCGAGGTCCTGGAGCTGGCGGCCGAGGCGGAGCGGCTGAGCGACGGCTGGTTCAGCACGTCGTACGGGGGTCGCCTCGATCCGACCGGCATCGTGAAGGGCTGGGCGGTCGAGCGGGCGGCGCGACTGCTGGCGGCGGTGCCGGGAGTGTGCGGGGTGAGCGTCAACGGCGGCGGCGATGTGCAGTTGCTCGGGGTGCCGGGTTCGCAGCGGCCGTGGCGGGTCGGGGTCTCGGATCCCCTGCGGCCCGGAGGTCTCGCCGCGGTGATATCCGCCGCCGGGGTGGACGAGCTGGCCGTGGCCACGTCCGGGAGCGCCGAGCGGGGCGCGCATATCGTCGATCCGCGTACGGGGCGTTCGGCCGTGACCGACCTCGTCGCCGTGACCGTGGTGGGGCCTCGGCTGACGTGGGCGGACTGCTGGGCCACGGCGGCGTTCGCGATGGGGTCGCGGGAGGGGCTGGCTTGGCTGGAGTCGCTGCCGGGGGTTGAGGCACTGTTGATCACGGCTGGTGATGAGGTGCGCTGTACTGGGGGGTTGGCTGCGCGGCTGGGGTGA
- a CDS encoding helix-turn-helix domain-containing protein translates to MAVDPDHVLRTAAALLTRKSTATMDEVAKAAGISRATLHRHFAGRDALVRALESLGIAECEAALDAARLDEGTASEAVRRLVGAIEPAAGLLGFLYTENQLFEGEEQNAGWTLIDERISALFRRGQLGGEFRIDLTPAWLTEALYGLLASGAWMVQSGKGAPRDFQHMIVELLLGGALRREES, encoded by the coding sequence ATGGCTGTCGATCCTGACCACGTGCTGCGCACCGCTGCGGCCCTGCTGACCCGCAAATCCACCGCGACCATGGACGAGGTCGCGAAGGCCGCCGGCATCAGCCGCGCCACGCTGCACCGCCACTTCGCCGGGCGGGACGCCCTCGTCCGGGCGCTGGAGTCGCTGGGCATCGCGGAGTGCGAGGCCGCGCTGGACGCCGCCCGGCTCGACGAGGGCACGGCGAGCGAGGCCGTACGCCGGCTGGTCGGGGCCATCGAGCCCGCCGCCGGACTGCTCGGGTTCCTCTACACCGAGAACCAGCTGTTCGAGGGCGAGGAGCAGAACGCGGGCTGGACCCTGATCGACGAGCGGATCTCCGCCCTGTTCCGGCGCGGCCAGCTCGGCGGCGAGTTCCGCATCGACCTCACGCCGGCCTGGCTCACCGAGGCGCTCTACGGCCTGCTGGCCTCCGGCGCCTGGATGGTGCAGAGCGGCAAGGGCGCCCCCAGGGACTTCCAGCACATGATCGTCGAGCTGCTGCTCGGCGGCGCACTACGGAGAGAGGAATCATGA
- a CDS encoding pyridoxamine 5'-phosphate oxidase family protein yields the protein MGKTHERIEGRLRSFIEAQPVFFTATAPLSADGTVNLSPKGLKGSFAVLDDHTVAYLDFAGSTAETVAHLRENGRITLMWCAFQGPPNIVRVHGRGEPVFRDDPRFGELLGHFPDIDPAQHGLRAIIVVTAELVRDSCGYAVPFMAYEADRDLHGKRFAREDDASLSEYFTKKEHIATSLDGLPGLPLPLPPSTV from the coding sequence ATGGGAAAAACTCATGAGCGCATAGAAGGCCGGCTCCGCTCGTTCATCGAGGCGCAGCCGGTCTTCTTCACCGCCACCGCTCCCCTGTCCGCCGACGGCACGGTCAACCTCTCCCCCAAGGGCCTCAAGGGCTCCTTCGCGGTGCTCGACGACCACACGGTGGCCTACCTCGACTTCGCCGGCTCAACCGCCGAGACCGTCGCCCATCTGCGGGAGAACGGGCGGATCACCCTGATGTGGTGCGCCTTCCAGGGCCCGCCGAACATCGTCCGTGTGCACGGCCGGGGAGAGCCGGTCTTCCGCGACGACCCCCGCTTCGGGGAGCTGCTCGGCCACTTCCCGGACATCGACCCGGCACAGCACGGGCTGCGCGCGATCATCGTCGTCACGGCCGAACTCGTCCGCGACAGCTGCGGCTACGCCGTGCCCTTCATGGCGTACGAGGCGGACCGCGACCTGCACGGCAAGCGTTTCGCACGCGAGGACGACGCGTCGCTCAGCGAGTACTTCACCAAGAAGGAGCACATCGCGACCAGCCTGGACGGACTACCCGGGCTGCCGTTGCCGCTGCCGCCCTCTACGGTCTGA